Proteins found in one Miscanthus floridulus cultivar M001 chromosome 4, ASM1932011v1, whole genome shotgun sequence genomic segment:
- the LOC136547913 gene encoding putative F-box/FBD/LRR-repeat protein At4g13965, whose translation MSEVDDCTLFAGNDREETCIVKVAAAARSAAKRARLSSGDVDSAAAAGEDRLSALHDDVLVSILLHLSTRAAARTTVLSRHWRRIWALLPELRFGEATEPHRFTRIYLLSVWFHGPGDLGDAISSPRCPCLQRLGVDGARGLGGLSIHSESMLQLELKNVRALSQLTVVAPALKELTLEFCFAKSGPVANITTPLLANLVWNDVYDLSSVNLGKMEHLGLLGTYSCFVYEYNHFMRNQSCVSLLQRFEGIETLLLTLAYPLVSSHFSYLDRIMPLPSYLYHGSLSIQVLM comes from the exons ATGTCGGAGGTTGATGACTGCACGCTCTTTGCTGGGAATGACCGTGAG GAGACATGCATCGTTAA GGTGGCGGCGGCAGCGAGGAGCGCCGCCAAGCGGGCGAGGCTCTCCTCCGGTGACGTCGATTCGGCCGCCGCCGCAGGCGAGGACCGGCTCAGCGCGCTCCACGACGACGTCCTCGTCtccatcctcctccacctcagcaccCGAGCCGCCGCGCGGACCACCGTCCTCTCCCGCCACTGGCGCCGCATCTGGGCCCTCCTCCCGGAGCTCCGCTTCGGTGAGGCCACCGAGCCCCACCGGTTCACAAGGATCTACCTCCTGAGCGTCTGGTTCCACGGCCCAGGCGATCTAGGCGACGCCATTTCCTCGCCGCGGTGCCCGTGCTTGCAGAGGCTCGGCGTGGACGGCGCCCGTGGGCTGGGTGGCCTCTCCATACATTCGGAGTCTATGCTGCAGTTGGAGCTCAAGAACGTGCGCGCCTTGTCTCAGCTCACCGTTGTGGCACCGGCGCTCAAGGAGTTAACTTTGGAATTCTGCTTTGCCAAGAGTGGACCTGTCGCCAACATCACAACCCCTTTGCTGGCGAATCTTGTGTGGAATGATGTGTATGATCTGAGCTCTGTCAACCTTGGCAAGATGGAACATCTCGGATTGCTGGGCACGTACTCTTGTTTTGTTTATGAATACaatcacttcatgaggaatcAGTCTTGTGTAAGTCTGTTGCAGCGCTTTGAGGGCATCGAAACTCTTCTTCTAACGCTGGCCTATCCGCTGGTGAGTTCTCACTTCTCTTATCTGGATCGAATTATGCCATTGCCATCTTATTTGTACCATGGTAGTCTATCCATCCAGGTTCTTATGTGA